CAAACTACCCCACATTCAACAAAACCACAATTTAGCATATATTGACAAATTGATCCttaatattttcatgaattttgTTTCGCCCCTTTTCCAGTTTATCcctttttttataaattcataattgAGTACATCACTTTTCAACAAATAATATCAAGTTTTTACTTAATGTGCAATTATTTGTTGAACTGATtagtatataatttttaaaaaaattaattttgatttaaTGGAGTTATAATATATTGATTAGATTGCACGTTATAGAGCTTATTATAttctttaaaacatattttttaataaaataaaataatctatatctatataaatatatgaatgcgaattgtgaatttacataaatatccttaccttcatttaataataatcattaatacatgttttctttttcatatattcttttaataataatcattgatacatttttatttttttccatatattcttttaataataatcattaatacatttttatttttatctatctatatctatataaatatatgaatgtgaatctatatctatataaatatatgaatgcgaattgtgaatttacataaatatccttaccttcatttaataataatcattaatacatgttttctttttcatatattcttttaataataatcattgatacatttttatttttttccatatattcttttaataataatcattaatacatttttatttttatctatctatatctaaataaatatatgaatgtgaattgtgaatttacataaatatccttacattcatttaataataatcattaatacatgttttcttttccatatattcttttaataataatcattaatacatttttatttttatctatatctatataaatatatgaatgtgaattgtgaatttacataaatatccttaccttcatttaataataatcattaattacatgttttcttttccatatattcttttaataataatcattaatacatttttatttttaaatttaaaatttacctttttcatatattcttttaataatattttatatctatATCTCTATTAtccttaccttcatttaataataatcattaatacatgttttctttttcatatattcttttaataataatcattaatacatttttatttttaaatttaaaatttacataaattaatacatgttttctttttcatatattcttttaataataatctatatctatataaatatatgaatgtgaattgtgaatctAAATATATCTACAATTCACATTCGAGATCAAATTCACAGAAAATCACTATCATAATGTTATAAATtgtcatatattcttttaataataatcattaatacatttttatttttaaatttaaaatttacataaattaatacatattttctttttcatatattcttttaataataatctatatctatataaatatatgaatgtgaatCTAAATATATCTACAATTCACATTCGAGATCAAATTCACAGAAAATCACTATCATAATGTTATAAATTGTTAGTATTACGAACATTAAGGTAATAATGAGAAGACGAATAGAGATGAGtgtgattaaataaaattaaattattaataaatattaaggtcatataacacattttttttctcatttagaatgtatatatatttagatTACTTATGTATCAACAAAAATACGTGATTGATAGAAAATATTTGTATGTAAGTGATTTCATTGCaaacatttaagttatttaatcaattttcaatatatgatgctaaatacatattactaaataatatattatctattaatctattaaatatatgacttttatttgtgagcttactattatattattatttttttttacaatttgtcatgttaatggtgttatttaagtcattttttatcttagtttaataagatcattaatagtgtatttaactcaatcaaactaattattattttaatttacttttaaatttaattttaattacttaaatttaTACATTGCCGTCAAATAATAACAGGAAGACAAAGGGAGATGAGTcggattgaataaaaataaattattaataaatatttagtcaatttttttataaatgatgctaaataaatattactaaataacaTGCTCCATTTGACCATTTTGTATTCTTGCAATGAGAGAAGTTTTTTTACCCCAGCGTTAACATGTTTgattgttatatgtcatttgtattgatcatgtaattgtgtttgaattgtttatgtgatttgtttgtttgcacaaagaaaagagagaacaaaatcaaatatccaacaaaaatggttatttttcaattttttattgttgagatattttgttaatttttaaacacataatgcatgttttctgtttgcttagattacttggtttgaagtgacttagaaaatattaaaaaaattgaaatatttcttcgtttttaccttatgtatcagaatatcaagagatactattttttatttattagggCGATTGCAATTAGAGGAGTTTTTTTACCCTAGCGTTAACATGTTTgattgttatatgtcatttgtattgatcatgtaattgtgtttggattgtttatgtgatttgtttgtttgcacaaagaaaagagaaaacaaaatcaaatatccaacaaaaatggttatttttcaattttttattgttgagatattttgttaatttttaaacacataatgcatgttttttGTTTGCTTAGATTACCTGCTTTGAAGTgacttaaaaaatattaaaaaaattgaaatatttcttcgtttttaccttatgtctcagaatatcaagagataatattttttatttattggggcAAATGTATTTTCAAActtctgtctataaatcaatatttaaaatttttacgacATTATTATATTCTCTAATCAATTTGTTTAACTTAGATTGATAGATAGCATTTTAGTTTGAGTTTTTATGTATttgcttatattatttttgtaatattatttattatgaaaataatagGTGAACTACAAAATTTGGTAGGTCTAAGAGTCCTCTGGTGAACGACAAATatagataaattattaaaatatataatatctagtagatttttggcatgcgattttgttctaattcaatgattatgcatgattctaaatttttattatatcacAAGTTAACACATGCCTAATATTTTTCTatggtttaagaaaaattgtgtGACTTCCTCCAATATTATCTCGATATATTTCGAGGTGATAACAAGATTGTTTTTGTCTCTTTTTTTAGTCAAAGTGTCTAACCAGCTAATTCATAACACATATGATGGTAGCATAGAAAACCCCTCGTCAAATAAATTCACTTAGCCAaatattgaaattcaaataaaattctacaatatttcatcaaattaattttgactatcataaaatgctcatgaaatctaaatgattatattattaGATGAGAATCATGAGATATTGAATGAGACAAATACTTTgacatatatttgaatgatatctcatatgcatatcttaattacattatttgtatctcttctcaagatttttaaaatacaataattaattttatatatcgttccacaagatataaaatattataaaacaaaatataaactcgatagaagaaaatttgtttagtttcaatgaataatataatattatgttctaAACGCAACAAATGAGATTGAAACTATATCATCCTCATGACATGATGCACGCGATCATTATTTCAAAGCTTCCAAAAAATGACGATCAAATGACTTTCTTCAATTGCGTCAAATTAAATGAGGACACAATTCTAAGATATAGTcatttgaagagatttcaagtaTTTTTCTCACAGTGATTGAGAAATAgttgttaaaaatttattaaccttataactatatgttgataatattgatactaaatatataaaaatgatatcaCAAATATCACAATATTTGAAGAAGGTGCAACATCATTCATTGgttatgttgttgaagaatatatAGGTTATACATATTTTTAGTCACAAGTGAAAACTTATCACATGAAAAAGCATTTTTTCTTAAGAGTTATAGTTGATGATTGTCAAAAGCggaaaaatcatttaacaataaaaaaatagtcgggaaaataagattatcagataaaaacaatgtagaaaacaGAAAAAATGGCGTGATAAAGAAGCAAACTACGAGCATGTCAGATCCCCGATAAAGATTGTAAATAACATAATAGATGTTAAAGACGATCAGATACTTGCTGAACATACCAAAATAGTTATATGCATATTATAACAAACTACGACAAAGAGTTGTTGAGTTgtcaaaatcaaccaaaaagcATATTGAAAAGTGTGTCAAGTGGATAAGATAATTTATCTGATTCATATACCGTCTATGgtcatgatttttttattttttatggctTAGTTTGTTTCAGTTGATAAATGTTATTAACcatgttttaattcatttaaatattatcaaaatttcgtaCATATATTTTCAACAGTTTAGATTTTTACGTGCAACGCACGTACATTTTTCTAGTTAACTTAAAATATGTCAATAAAGTTTAGCCCTATGCGCATTGTATCATGCAAGTGAGTCTTTATAACCAAcctatttaaaatataacaatAAATGATTGCTAATAATTTGTGTTAAAGAAACTTCATTGTTGTTCCTTGTTCAGTTTTCCTTAAATTTCTTACTTGCACAAGCTTGATTCTTTACCACAAGTCCGTCTGTATCTGTAGCTCAATCCTCCGATCCTTTTCTTGTTGCAGGATAAAAATGGTGCCTTATATTTAGCCCATGATGTAAGCATTCTTAGGTTGAAGTTACACTTGCACAATAATATGATTTATTGCAATATTTGCTCTCTTGTAAAAATGTGAAGTATCTGTCACATATGCAACTATTAGAAAGTCATGATTGTAGTGCCGAGGGGTTGCCGTTGCTGTAAATTTGATGACCATATAAATGTGTTTTATAAATTTTGCCAGGAGTTACAAATCCTTAAGATAAAATTGACCTTCACTCTTGGAAACAGGAACTTTTGGATGATTTTGCTGTAGTTGGCTTGCTGTAGTTGGTGCAATAGATGAAGAGACTGAATTCAATGCCTTAATGGTATGTATGCCAGCTTCCCTAGCTGAATGGAGCTGATTATCTTATCGTTTCCCCACATTATTGTTGCACTTGCAGGGGGAAGAAGCGGCTCTTCTTGACTTATTACTTGGAAAAAGTTGAGTTAATTGTCATATTGTGGACAACAGGAAGCAGGTTACCAATGTTTTTAGTTCATTAAATTCATTACTGTAGTTGCTTTAGAATATAATATATAGGAATCATGTACTATGCCATTTttcgaaaagaaaagaaatgaagaGAAGACATTTCACCAAGGCTTCTGCCAAAATTTATCAACATCAATCGGTGATTTGATATCTATTAGTGTCATTGAACTAGCTTTGGCCTCAAGAAAATAATTGGGATAATCCGCCAAGAACCTTCATTTTCACGGCAGAGATTGAAACAGCATAGTATTCTTTTTATTCACATGAAATTGGAGCATAGAGAGTTAGCTTTTGATTCAAAGCCAACTGTCAACATCCTTTCTCCACCCTGCCAGCGAGTTCAAGATAGAGCGAGCACTCATCTTTTCCCAGAACAGAGAGATTGAATCAAATTCTTAATTCGGATTTCCAAACTTTACATCACAGATAATAGTGAATCTCTATAATTACATATGCTTCTCCTTGGTGCTGCTgcatctgaaaaaaaaaattattgtacattcTGCAAACCCTACTGTTATGTCCATTGGTCTTGAAATGTAGAACAACAATGATGGTGTCTCAGAATGTGAATTTGGTGATGATATTGTCGAGATGAATGCTATCTAGGACCTGAGACTTCTTGAGATGACATGTAAGAGAGAGAGTTGTATGAGCTGCTAGTGTTAGTACCCGTTGGTTGTCTGTACAACCTTAGCTCGTTCTGCTCGTTGCTTTCTCCCAATCTAGACTCCTCGGTGAATCTCCGTCCGTAGAACCTCAAAAAGTTGAGCGATTCTATTCTCGGTTCTCCCAAAGGCATTACACCTTCTAACATTTTGACCACATGGGCCATTGAAGGCCTTAAGTTGGGTTCTTCTTGCACACAGCACAGAGCAATTCGCACGAGTTTCTCTACCTCCTGTCTTGCAACCCTGCCCATCAGCCTTGGATCTGCCAGCTCCATGTAACGTCCTTCCTCGTGCATGTTTAATGCAAATAGGGGGAAGTAAATTGGTCTTTGCCCAGATTCTACCGATGAAGGAGATGACTGGCTGTTCCTCCTATTACTGTCAGTCCCTGAATTAGCACTCCTCGCTTGAAAGGAATTCTTCTTTCCTCTTATGATTTCTAGAAGCACCATTCCATAGCTATATACATCTGTTTTGTCTGAAATTGCCGAACTTGTTAGCCATTCAGGAGCTAGGTAACCCCGAGTGCCTCTAAGAGTTGTAAACAAGTTCGATTCTTCAGGACTCAACAGCTTTGAGAGCCCAAAATCAGAAATTTTCACCTGAGATTTGTCGTGCAAGAGAATGTTCTCTGGCTTGACATCACAGTGAATGATCTTGTGCTCACATCCAGTGTGTAAATATGCCAACCCTCTCGCTGTTCCAAGAGCTATTTCATATCTCTCCTTCCATTCCATAACAGGTTCACCATGAAAAAGTGCGACATCCAATGATCCTCGATTCATATACTCGTAGACTAAGAATTTCTGCCCTCCTTGAGCACAAAACCCCTTCAATCTCACCAAATTGATGTAGTGAATCTTCCCGATAACCAAAATCTCCGCCAAGAATTCTCGTCTCCCTTGTGCTCCCAAACAAGTGATTTTCTTCACTGCTACATCTGTCCCATCTTCAAGGGTACCTTTATATACTGTACCAAATCCACCAGAACCAATTTGAGTCTTAAAACAATCTGTTGCTTTTACAAGACCTTCATACTCGAATCTCACCGGCAAACCAGGTATGGAAATAAAATCCATCTCTTCCTCAGCAGACATGGAATTACCACGGCCCAACTTTGAATTTATGTTTTTACTAATCCACCTTCTCTTTATCCGCCTTCTCCTCAACCAAATCAGAAATGCTACCATGGCGATGACCATAACCCCTGATGATGGAAGCAATATCGCTGCCAAAATGGGGAAATCTGATTTCTCGCTCTCCTTAACACCTATTTGAGTTCCCACAACAATAGTTTTAATGTATCCTAATCTATCCTTATTCGTGGGCGAGCTCAATTTTGTTGTCATGGAACCTATTTGGTTTTCGATCACGTAACATGATCCAGAACCCTGGCTGTAGAAAAACCCCAAACAAGAACAGTTGCCAGAACACAGATTCATACAGGCAGTTAGATTCACATAATGTAAAACAGGATTGGAAAAGTCATTGGAGAAATAATCCACATCAACACCCAATGGCGAATACTTTATGTTGGTTATATTCGGCTGTGATCCATGACAAGGACCTGGCAAAGCCAAAGATCCATCCGTTGGCACACAAATCCCATTGCCGGTCCTGGGATCACCGTGAAAACCCGGTGCACACTGACATGTTCCTCCATTAGTACAATATCCAAGCTTCCCACATGTAAATGGGATTCGGCAGCTATCATCTGGAACCTTGAATTCTTGCTTGTTTGATCCACCTGTACTAAATTTTGAAACACTAAAAACCCCTCTAGAATCCAACTTCATGATCCGAAAAGCCGCTGGGTTGTCTACAACATCATCAGAACCATGCAACGCAATTCTAAATACAACTTGTGCACCATTTTTTCCCATCAAATACACTCCTGTATAATTCATCACCATGTACTCAACATCCCAATTAGTATTCCTGACAACATTAGTTGTCATTGATAGTTCCCAGTAATTCATCCCATTCCACTGCAGCATCGCGTCGGTTTTTCCAACTACAAATGAATAGCTGCCCTCAGCTAAATCCCCATTTTGATAAGAGGCCACCAACGATTTTCCGACCTTCAATTGTTGTCCAGCAACAATCACGTCAGCGGGGAAATCAAAACTTCCCCACACGGTATTGTTAGCAGCGTCGAGCATGACCAGGTTGCCAGATTCAAGCAGCTGCAGAGAAGAAACCGGAGTAAGATTCCGCGGCGTTGACCAAATGGGTTTCTTCTGATCGTTGAAAACAGTCATCCCATCGCTTGAAAACTGGAATTCAGACGATTCTGAAATCGGGGTATTGCGATTCGCAGACCAGATAACAGCTCCTGAAGAAACGTGAACAACAAGGAGGTAGAAAGATCGGTTTTCGGGTTTCAGGTTAATTATCCGGGCCTGGAAAGATCCGTCACGAGAACCCAAAAATGCACCCGAGGAATCGATGTAATGGTAGTAAGTAGCCGTGAAGTTTGGGCTAATTGAAGACGAAACCGGTGCGGACAGAGCTGAGGGGAAGAGTATACAGAGCAAGAAGATGATGGCAATTCTTGGGTTGGGAAAAGAAATCAAAAGAAGCGGAAGTGACCAAGCAACGGTGCCGGTGGTGGCGGAGGACTCCATGCAGTCGCACAGCGGAGGGGGAAGGAGGAGTTCGATGGCGTTTCGTGGAGtggagttttcttgaattttcttcaaatttGTCGACGTTTAGCCTCATATCATTTGATCATGGTGGCTGTAAATTTTTCTTGGGGTGTTCAAAAGGAAGGAAAAACGGCTGTATATTTGTGTTCCTTTTCTCTGGTTTTGACTAAGTTTGTGGGTGGTCGGGGCGGGGTCGATTCCCGGTGGTCGCCGCCGCATATACGGCGGTGCTGGCTATTAAGGCAGACGCCACTCGGTGTGCGTCTGTGAATACTAAAATCTTGTCTGCTTTTTCTAAATTTGGATGCTTTTGTGTCTGTTTGGTATCTATCTTGATAAAAATGTATACAACCTTCACTCATAATAAATACACAGATAAAATTACATTATTTCTGTGGGTTTTTTTTGGGtttaaatattaacaaaatcggctttaaaaaaaaaaaatctagaatcgTGGTCAAGTTCCAGATTCCAGCTTTACAAAACTAAACGAGTTTAGCACTTAAATTTAATAACAAATAAATGATTTCCCAAGCTCTGAAAAAATACATGCGTAATCGAGATCTATGTATTCAAGTTTAAACAAGATCAAGCATAACGAATTTTTAAAAACACTGCTCAAATATAAATAACTCGACCCAAACACAACGACAAACACTTTCAAATCCTTAACTGTCTCGATGATTCTCTAAACTATCAATTGTCATAAGTTGAAAGAAAATTAGTTTATCACAATTAGCCATAGTTTGatacacatgataggataaacatgtgatatataatataatgataagttaaggataaataagatgcaatatattatatttaatgtttgttatgattttaataagagtgattaaatttatatattagattgtaatgacaaaattaaccttatcataataaattttataatttcaaagttgttgtttcaattcatattttttatctgttcatGTGCCGATAGtgattgcatgatttatttatttttacctaattttatatattatataatatgataattgaacccttgattttgtgagttaagtcaaatatcaattgtTAAGGTTAATCgggtgatactaataattttattgatatttatataattatctggaatttatttatataattatcatattatataatatataaaaataaaaaaaaattattttaatttctactactagcatagatttataaaaatcatttataaattgaggataattaagtcatttgtaatttattttatcattaaattaaaattatcacacctaatagaagatacattttatccttctaaaaaattatttatcaagagtccATGATACTttttaaaagatatcaaaaatgaGATAAGgatgattatttatcaatccctTCTTTATCACATGTACCGAACTATGCCTTAAAATATTGAATTGAAAAGGAGGTGCTAGGGGATGGTGGTTGTGACAATAAATTCAATTGGCAATTGTGTTGCAAGTCAATGGAGAcaagaaaaaatttattattaatttgttaTATTATTATCCCAAGTTTTCAATTTGGCCCATCAAATCATTGAGTCAAACATGCCAGGAACCAATAATGTTGGTTGTCCCACTGCCGCGTGTTTGACCTTTCTTTTGTTggcatataaaaaatatattatattatatacatactttatttagaaatatataataaataataattttcacaTGTACACATTGTCACGCCAGTCGCAAATTCAAATTGACCACTCTCTATTTTCTAAGTcgttttttattcatttatttattaaaagtttGTACCCAGAAATGAAATATAACTGAATTTTTTACAAATATTAGATTTATAaatcattatttttttcatgtatatatatataatctgtATACTATACATCGTATGTTTTGAACCAAATTTGTCATAATTGATGTAAATATAATAATCagttaatattaaaatattttttataggtTGTATTTATCTGAAAATCAAATAAAGTACGTCCGTACCGGTCCGAGTTCGACAACTAGACTTATCGAATGAATATCTAGAGGTTATCGATGAAAGAGTTGGTCAaatctttttttgtttttatcctTTATCGAATTGATTGAATTTGAATCGTTTCAAttcatagtttttttttttttttgaagaaaaatttgtggacgttataaaataaataaatcattttgaaAAGAATCCTAATGTTTGTGGGCTTTGCTACCCGTTGTCTTGTTGATTGGGCTTAATCCCATATATAGTATTTTGGGCCCAATGTTTCTAGCAGTTCTTCCTCCTCTCGTATAAATCCACAAGATGTATTGTGTTTATGGTTGTCGGTGGACCCTTCTCCACTTTTCTTCTTCGAACGAAAGTAAAGGTTATTTTCGGAAATTCCaaatcatataatttttaataggtCTATTGTgaagacagtctcacgaatttttatcagtgagacaggtcaatcatcctcatatttataataataagtaatgttttttttacataaaaaacaatattttttacatgagtgaccaaaataagagatatgtctcacaaaattgactcgcgAGACTGtctcaaaaaaaaattgtgttaatttaaattcaaactaaaaattaaatgaatggAATCTTGATCGATCCAAAGAATTTAATTTACATGTATCCAAACAAATgcaatgattttaaatattaggttaaaaaatattttaatataaacaaatttctttgatataaatatccGTCTATTCCTATATTCACCATATCCtcctataaatatataaaaacaaattaGTAATACAcctattataattaaaaaatttacttCCCTTTTCCCTAAATGGAGTGTCGTATAATTGAGGCCGATCATTCAACttgatcgattttttttttaacaatcgagttatttttattttaaaaaaatatctttaataatAACACATTgtatatcatataataaaatttgaaaatctaatttttttaaaaaaattaaaataaacaatgAATAAAGCTAGGTGTTGcaaacttaaaatatataataatcttGTGTTACGTTTG
The sequence above is a segment of the Primulina tabacum isolate GXHZ01 chromosome 6, ASM2559414v2, whole genome shotgun sequence genome. Coding sequences within it:
- the LOC142549574 gene encoding G-type lectin S-receptor-like serine/threonine-protein kinase At5g35370, with translation MESSATTGTVAWSLPLLLISFPNPRIAIIFLLCILFPSALSAPVSSSISPNFTATYYHYIDSSGAFLGSRDGSFQARIINLKPENRSFYLLVVHVSSGAVIWSANRNTPISESSEFQFSSDGMTVFNDQKKPIWSTPRNLTPVSSLQLLESGNLVMLDAANNTVWGSFDFPADVIVAGQQLKVGKSLVASYQNGDLAEGSYSFVVGKTDAMLQWNGMNYWELSMTTNVVRNTNWDVEYMVMNYTGVYLMGKNGAQVVFRIALHGSDDVVDNPAAFRIMKLDSRGVFSVSKFSTGGSNKQEFKVPDDSCRIPFTCGKLGYCTNGGTCQCAPGFHGDPRTGNGICVPTDGSLALPGPCHGSQPNITNIKYSPLGVDVDYFSNDFSNPVLHYVNLTACMNLCSGNCSCLGFFYSQGSGSCYVIENQIGSMTTKLSSPTNKDRLGYIKTIVVGTQIGVKESEKSDFPILAAILLPSSGVMVIAMVAFLIWLRRRRIKRRWISKNINSKLGRGNSMSAEEEMDFISIPGLPVRFEYEGLVKATDCFKTQIGSGGFGTVYKGTLEDGTDVAVKKITCLGAQGRREFLAEILVIGKIHYINLVRLKGFCAQGGQKFLVYEYMNRGSLDVALFHGEPVMEWKERYEIALGTARGLAYLHTGCEHKIIHCDVKPENILLHDKSQVKISDFGLSKLLSPEESNLFTTLRGTRGYLAPEWLTSSAISDKTDVYSYGMVLLEIIRGKKNSFQARSANSGTDSNRRNSQSSPSSVESGQRPIYFPLFALNMHEEGRYMELADPRLMGRVARQEVEKLVRIALCCVQEEPNLRPSMAHVVKMLEGVMPLGEPRIESLNFLRFYGRRFTEESRLGESNEQNELRLYRQPTGTNTSSSYNSLSYMSSQEVSGPR